A stretch of the Synechococcales cyanobacterium T60_A2020_003 genome encodes the following:
- a CDS encoding GIY-YIG nuclease family protein — MTTELQPPSLASLPFVPYLTDEGDVNHTWAGQIGVYAIFDADQALQYVGYSRDISLSLKQHVVRRSPVCKWVKVQTITKPSRTVLDSMRDAWIAENGTVPPGNADDEPLWTQPIDAKLQMTEAEKAAYEAQDEAGKIKVLKNVARRVEAQVMEQLQQQGITAAIRFDPKLKESGLLNLKP, encoded by the coding sequence CTCACGGATGAGGGCGATGTGAACCATACCTGGGCCGGACAAATCGGGGTCTATGCCATTTTTGATGCCGATCAAGCCTTACAGTACGTCGGCTATTCCCGCGATATATCCCTGAGCTTAAAACAGCATGTCGTGCGGCGATCGCCCGTTTGCAAGTGGGTCAAGGTGCAGACTATTACGAAGCCGAGCCGCACCGTTTTGGACTCCATGCGCGATGCCTGGATTGCTGAAAACGGTACTGTTCCACCGGGGAATGCCGATGACGAGCCGTTATGGACTCAGCCGATTGACGCAAAGCTGCAAATGACCGAGGCGGAAAAGGCCGCCTATGAGGCCCAAGACGAGGCCGGTAAGATCAAAGTCCTCAAAAATGTGGCGCGACGAGTTGAAGCGCAAGTGATGGAACAGCTCCAACAGCAGGGAATCACGGCAGCAATCCGATTTGATCCGAAGTTGAAGGAATCGGGATTGCTGAACCTGAAACCGTAA